From the genome of Gemmatimonadaceae bacterium:
GCGGGCAGGGGCTCCATTGTCTCGGGGTTCACCGGCACCTGTACTTCGTCACGGTAGGGCGACGTCATAAGCACTACGCGCATCCGCGGGAACGCGTCCATGAACGCCATGTAGCAAAGCCCCCATGCGCCAAGCAGGCCGAGTGCAACGCCAGGCTCCCAGACGCCGAACGGAATTCCAGTTGCGTCGGGATAGAGCGATGGATAAACCTCGATATAACGGTGCAGCCAGAGACCAATGAGCGTGCAGCTCGCAAAGAATATCATCGTCGGCAGAAATACTTTCGCCGAGCGCGCCATCAGTCCGAAGAAAGGCGCGAACATGAACGCGACCCCGGTGAGCGTCAGCCACATCCACGGTGCGATCAGCCTCAGGCGCATCCAGTGTGTTTCCTCGCCCATGTTGCCATACCATATGACGAGGTATTGCCCGAACGTCAGATAACCCCAGAACGCAGTGAACGCGAAACACAGCTTCCCAAGATCATGGATATGCTTTTCCGTGATCAGATCGTAGCGATCGAGGTACCGCCGCCACGAAATGGTAAGAATCGTGAAGCTTGCGAGCGCCGTCACCCACCCGCCCATGAAGAACCACCACCCGTACAGGGTGCTCTGGAAATGGATGTCGAGAGACATCGAGAGGTCCCACGACAGCACCATCCAGAAAAGCGCGAACGCCAGCCCGAGAAAAACGGCCAGCTTGCCCTGAAGCGAATGCGTCGAGTGAATCTCGCGCCGCTCGTCTCGGAACCCGCGACGCATCCGCTCGCGAATCTTCCTCGCCCAGCCCGCACCGCCTTCTCCCGAGAGCCCTACGTCGAGTCGAACGCTCGTGTAGATGTACCACAGGCTGAGGCTCGCGATGATCCCGAAAAGAATCAAGTCGCGCGGAATCAGAAACGCCGGATTGAGATATATCTGCTTCTCCGGAATCGGCACCGGCGCGACCGCCCAGGGGAAGATGTGACTCGATCCAAGAAAGATCAGCAGCAGCAGCACGAACGCCACCGGCAGGAACGCGACATAACCCTCGAGGAACCGGATCACCGTTCTCGACCATCGCGCCGTCGTGATGCGCTGGACGGCGACGAACATCACGCCGGCGGACGAAATGCTCGTGAAGTACAGCCAGTTGAACAACAGCGATCGCCAGACTCTGTCGGGTGCCACGAAAATTCCGATGACAAACACCAGCACACCGACGACGGCGAATGCGATGCACAGCGTCCGCAGGCGCGCCGGAAGCGGTCGCGCGGTGCCGGCGAGGATTTCCTCGCGCGACGGCATGTGGAATTCATGGCTCATCGATGCGCTCCAGCGGCAACAGAATCAGGCCGCCGTCGCAGCGTGTCGCCAGCTGCAGCCGGTGCCGATGCATGAGCCGCGGTCGCCTCGCCGATCGCGACCGGCTTCATGAAAGGCGCGGGCCGAGTGGGCGCCGTTCGAGTGGAACCCGGGACTCTGTCGCCGGTGACGCCAGGCGCAGCGAGCGCGCCCGTCGGAACGGTTCTGCCGAGCGCGCCCTGAAGCCCGCGCAGATAATTCACGACGTCCCACCGCTCCGGCTCCTCGATGCGATTGTACGACGGCATCAACCCGCGGCCGTTGCGGATCATTCCGTAGATGTACCCATCGCTGCGTCCCTTCGTGATATCCATCACGAGACTGATTCCGGGCATTCCGAATTTCGTCGCCGGCCCGTCACCCATGCCCTTGTCGCCGTGACACACGGCACAGTTGATCTGGTAATACTTGCGTCCGTTGACGAGCGACTCTTCGCTCACGGCCACGGGGTTCGGAATTCCTGCCATCGAGTCGATTGTCGCCGGCAGAGCAGCATGAGAAACCTGAAATCCGGCCATTGCTGTGCCCGTGACGGGAACGGAGCCCTGTGGGTTGCCACGCGACGGCTTCAGGCTGTCCCTCGCGCTCACCACCTCCCAGGTCCACAGCGACGGCGTGCGCTTGA
Proteins encoded in this window:
- a CDS encoding cytochrome c, yielding MSVRHRTVFLIAAAPMVLAMGGCEWFTEFKRTPSLWTWEVVSARDSLKPSRGNPQGSVPVTGTAMAGFQVSHAALPATIDSMAGIPNPVAVSEESLVNGRKYYQINCAVCHGDKGMGDGPATKFGMPGISLVMDITKGRSDGYIYGMIRNGRGLMPSYNRIEEPERWDVVNYLRGLQGALGRTVPTGALAAPGVTGDRVPGSTRTAPTRPAPFMKPVAIGEATAAHASAPAAAGDTLRRRPDSVAAGAHR